One Podarcis muralis chromosome 1, rPodMur119.hap1.1, whole genome shotgun sequence genomic window carries:
- the ASCL3 gene encoding achaete-scute homolog 3 — MYESLKLIHSSPFLALYLRHHSLGSFWDAMDRLPVLSDSHAGQMSRLGCRDLYAALHFYPEIPNQFAGPEDLPLLPFTPEQLTAENFYSDPCALPFQGPCGNFGRCEYSCGPAFIRKRNERERQRVKCVNEGYAKLRHHLPAEYLEKRLSKVETLRAAIKYIRYLQSVLYNDSEENSREAHHAPKDSSQSDHAPRTS; from the coding sequence ATGTATGAATCACTAAAGCTGATACACAGTTCTCCATTTCTAGCTCTGTACCTGAGACACCACAGCCTGGGAAGCTTTTGGGATGCCATGGACAGATTGCCAGTCTTAAGCGACTCCCACGCTGGACAGATGTCTAGACTTGGCTGCAGGGACCTTTATGCCGCACTCCATTTCTACCCAGAGATCCCAAACCAATTCGCTGGCCCCGAAGATTTGCCTCTGCTTCCTTTCACACCAGAGCAGCTGACGGCTGAGAATTTCTACAGCGATCCTTGTGCGCTCCCATTTCAAGGTCCCTGTGGGAATTTTGGCAGATGCGAGTACTCTTGCGGCCCAGCATTCATCAGAAAAAGGAACGAAAGGGAAAGGCAGAGAGTAAAGTGTGTCAACGAAGGCTACGCCAAACTCAGACATCACCTACCTGCCGAATACCTAGAGAAACGACTCAGCAAAGTAGAAACACTCCGAGCTGCAATTAAATACATCAGGTATCTCCAATCTGTGCTTTACAATGATTCAGAGGAGAATAGCAGGGAAGCTCACCACGCACCCAAAGATAGCTCTCAAAGCGATCACGCTCCAAGGACTTCATAG